A window of the Corynebacterium minutissimum genome harbors these coding sequences:
- the aroB gene encoding 3-dehydroquinate synthase — translation MHTIPVNGPSPYDVTIGTDLSQSIVERAASIGAAKIAIIHQPPLTAAAEALAAAAAEHGLEATVAEVPDAEAAKQLDVLAHLWDVLGKAGFSRRDAVVGLGGGAVTDLAGFAAATWMRGIPVIQAPTTLLAMVDAAVGGKTGINTATGKNLVGAFHEPDSVFVDLDRLRTLPEDEIVAGSAEIIKTGFIHDPVIIERYLDNPVSCLDPHGFLPELIERSIAVKAHVVGQDLKESGLRETLNYGHTFGHAVERRENYIWRHGRAVAVGMMFIAHLSRARGLISAELVQTHRDILTSVGLPTTYEQGHFEELLDAMRHDKKNRDGQIRFVALTGIGETTRIEDASNNELRAAYAQLSA, via the coding sequence ATGCACACCATCCCAGTCAACGGACCATCGCCCTACGACGTCACCATCGGCACGGATTTGAGTCAGAGCATCGTGGAGCGCGCCGCATCCATTGGCGCCGCTAAGATAGCTATCATCCATCAGCCTCCGCTTACTGCTGCCGCCGAAGCTTTAGCCGCCGCTGCAGCCGAACATGGGCTGGAGGCCACTGTGGCCGAGGTTCCCGACGCCGAAGCGGCCAAGCAGCTCGACGTCTTGGCACACCTCTGGGACGTGTTGGGCAAGGCCGGATTTAGCCGCCGCGACGCCGTCGTGGGTCTTGGCGGTGGAGCCGTGACAGACCTTGCCGGTTTCGCGGCAGCGACCTGGATGCGCGGTATCCCTGTCATTCAGGCACCGACGACGCTCTTGGCCATGGTGGATGCCGCAGTGGGAGGGAAGACCGGCATCAATACCGCCACCGGTAAGAACCTCGTGGGTGCATTCCACGAACCTGACTCGGTGTTCGTGGATCTCGACCGTTTGCGCACCCTTCCGGAGGATGAAATCGTGGCGGGGTCAGCTGAAATCATCAAGACCGGCTTCATTCACGATCCCGTGATTATCGAGCGATACCTCGATAATCCAGTGTCTTGCCTTGATCCGCACGGTTTCCTGCCTGAACTAATTGAGCGTTCCATCGCCGTGAAGGCACACGTTGTGGGCCAAGACCTCAAGGAATCTGGCTTGCGGGAAACCCTCAACTACGGCCATACCTTCGGCCATGCCGTGGAGCGCCGTGAAAACTACATCTGGCGTCACGGACGCGCAGTTGCGGTGGGCATGATGTTCATTGCCCATCTATCGCGCGCTCGCGGTCTCATCAGCGCTGAGCTGGTCCAGACGCATCGCGATATCCTCACCTCTGTAGGGCTGCCCACGACGTATGAGCAAGGGCACTTCGAGGAATTGCTTGACGCTATGCGCCATGACAAGAAGAATCGCGACGGCCAGATCCGCTTTGTAGCCTTGACTGGAATCGGGGAGACAACCCGCATTGAAGACGCTAGCAACAACGAACTGCGTGCCGCTTACGCGCAGCTCAGCGCTTAA
- the ruvX gene encoding Holliday junction resolvase RuvX: protein MAVEPDKPGVEDPGPGRRLGLDVGTVRIGVAVSDREARLAMPVETVRRETGFKDRDQGDIDRLLQLIREYEVVEVAVGLPRDLKGNGSKSVKHAKEIAFRIRRRLAKDDTMKTPPPVRMVDERLTTVVATSALRASGVSEKRGRSVIDQAAAVEILQSWLDARDVALNGHQPSQLGDEVREP, encoded by the coding sequence ATGGCCGTTGAGCCGGATAAACCTGGAGTAGAGGACCCGGGCCCAGGCCGCCGTCTGGGCCTTGACGTCGGTACTGTGCGTATCGGCGTGGCCGTCTCAGACCGCGAAGCCCGCTTAGCCATGCCAGTGGAAACCGTGCGGCGCGAAACCGGCTTTAAGGACCGCGATCAAGGTGATATTGACCGTCTTCTTCAGCTCATCCGCGAGTACGAGGTTGTGGAGGTGGCCGTGGGCTTGCCGCGCGATCTCAAGGGCAATGGCTCCAAAAGCGTGAAACATGCCAAGGAAATAGCGTTTCGTATCCGCCGCCGCTTGGCAAAAGATGACACGATGAAGACACCTCCGCCCGTGCGCATGGTGGATGAACGCCTCACCACGGTGGTGGCCACCTCTGCGCTGCGGGCCTCTGGTGTATCAGAGAAACGTGGCCGCTCGGTTATTGACCAGGCGGCTGCCGTGGAAATTTTGCAATCTTGGCTGGATGCGCGCGATGTCGCGTTGAACGGCCACCAGCCTTCACAACTAGGAGACGAAGTACGTGAGCCGTAA
- the mltG gene encoding endolytic transglycosylase MltG, with product MEPHHVKRRQRGMAVLIASLVLIIGALGYIGFRILGGGSSLDYEGQGNGVVQLVEVPEGSSMGELAPELAERNVVKTPEAFSSAANSNPRAGQIKPGFYRLQEEMSAKSAVEALLDDANMVDLLDVQGGATLLDVNVVGGDVRFGIYSLISQVSCKEGECVSAEDLEKIAATVDPAELGAPEWALDAVRARGEDPKRLEGLIAPGQYVLDPNMDAQEILTDLITRSTKKYNDTNIVERAQAIGLTPYELLSSASLVERESPAGEFDKVARVILNRLDEPMRLEMDSTVNYGLEDVELATTDDDRHRETPWNTYAKDGLPDTPIASPSNEAIEAMENPAEGNWLFFVTVDSEGTTVFTDNYDEHLANVDDAVRSGILDSQREAEGAGAAPDEAAAEEQ from the coding sequence ATGGAGCCCCACCACGTTAAACGCCGCCAACGCGGAATGGCTGTGCTCATCGCCAGCTTGGTCCTTATTATCGGCGCTCTTGGCTACATCGGATTCCGCATTTTAGGAGGAGGCAGCAGCTTGGATTACGAAGGCCAAGGCAATGGCGTGGTACAGCTCGTTGAGGTTCCGGAAGGTTCATCGATGGGTGAGTTGGCCCCAGAACTTGCGGAAAGAAACGTGGTCAAGACCCCGGAAGCCTTCTCATCAGCTGCCAATAGCAATCCGCGCGCTGGCCAGATCAAGCCGGGCTTTTACCGACTTCAGGAAGAGATGAGTGCGAAGTCAGCGGTGGAAGCGCTGCTGGATGACGCCAACATGGTCGACCTGCTCGACGTCCAAGGAGGAGCCACGCTTCTCGACGTCAACGTGGTCGGCGGCGATGTCCGCTTTGGTATCTACTCGCTGATTTCCCAAGTTTCCTGCAAGGAGGGCGAATGCGTTTCCGCTGAAGATTTGGAGAAGATCGCCGCAACCGTGGATCCGGCCGAGCTAGGAGCCCCGGAGTGGGCCTTGGACGCTGTTCGTGCCCGCGGCGAGGACCCGAAGCGCCTCGAGGGACTTATTGCCCCTGGCCAGTACGTTCTCGATCCGAACATGGATGCCCAGGAGATCCTCACTGACCTCATTACGCGCTCAACAAAGAAGTACAACGACACTAATATTGTTGAGCGAGCCCAGGCGATCGGACTGACTCCCTACGAGTTGTTGTCCTCTGCGTCCTTGGTTGAGCGCGAGTCCCCGGCAGGTGAATTCGACAAGGTTGCCCGCGTCATCCTCAACCGTCTTGACGAGCCTATGCGCCTTGAGATGGACTCCACGGTGAACTATGGCCTTGAGGACGTTGAGCTAGCAACCACCGACGATGACCGTCACCGCGAAACGCCGTGGAATACCTACGCTAAGGATGGTCTTCCGGATACTCCGATTGCTTCGCCCTCCAATGAGGCCATCGAAGCAATGGAGAACCCGGCCGAGGGCAACTGGCTCTTCTTCGTCACCGTTGACAGTGAGGGAACTACGGTGTTTACAGATAACTACGATGAGCACCTAGCTAACGTCGACGACGCCGTACGCTCCGGCATCCTCGACAGCCAGCGTGAGGCCGAGGGCGCTGGTGCTGCACCAGACGAGGCCGCTGCAGAGGAACAGTAA
- the efp gene encoding elongation factor P, which produces MADTTDFKNGLVLKIDNKLQQIVEFQHVKPGKGPAFVRTKLKDVVSGKVTDKTFNAGVKVETANVDRRDMTYLYNDGQNYVVMDDKTYEQFELPFDKFGDAGKFLLENMRVQVSFHDGEALFGELPISVDLKVEHTEPGLQGDRSNGGTKPATLETGAEIQVPLFIEIGNILKIDTRTGEYLSRVNN; this is translated from the coding sequence ATGGCAGATACCACTGACTTCAAGAACGGCCTCGTTCTGAAGATCGACAACAAGCTGCAGCAGATCGTTGAGTTCCAGCACGTAAAGCCGGGCAAGGGCCCTGCCTTCGTGCGCACCAAGCTCAAGGATGTCGTCTCCGGCAAGGTGACGGATAAGACCTTCAACGCTGGTGTCAAGGTGGAGACCGCTAACGTAGACCGCCGCGACATGACCTACCTGTACAACGATGGCCAGAACTACGTGGTCATGGATGACAAGACATACGAGCAGTTTGAGCTGCCGTTTGACAAGTTCGGTGACGCCGGCAAGTTCCTGCTGGAGAACATGCGCGTGCAGGTCTCCTTCCACGATGGCGAGGCTCTCTTTGGCGAGCTGCCGATTTCCGTTGACCTCAAGGTCGAGCACACTGAGCCGGGTCTGCAGGGAGACCGCTCCAACGGTGGCACCAAGCCGGCCACCCTGGAAACCGGTGCTGAGATCCAGGTTCCGCTCTTCATCGAGATCGGCAACATCCTGAAGATCGATACCCGTACTGGCGAGTACCTCTCCCGCGTCAACAACTAA
- a CDS encoding shikimate dehydrogenase: MPRAAVLGSPIAHSLSPALHNGGYAALQLEDWEYTKFDVTDLPAFLETVGEEYLGFSVTMPLKFDALTYADIVSERAELIGSANTLVRTDDGWRADNTDTEGVLGALAELLGATQPTTALLIGAGGTARPVLWGLAKRGVTDVTVLNRSDRLAELRPLADALGLTLRAITFTENLVGVARSVDLIVSTVPSAALDSHLTQLAKAPVFDVIYDPWPTPLTVYAAADGFATVGGHIMLAHQAFSQFEQFTGHTAPRTEMLAALNAALA, from the coding sequence ATGCCTCGCGCCGCAGTCCTGGGCAGCCCCATTGCCCACTCCCTGTCCCCGGCTCTCCACAACGGGGGCTATGCCGCCCTGCAGCTTGAGGACTGGGAATACACGAAGTTCGACGTCACTGACTTGCCGGCCTTCTTGGAGACGGTGGGTGAGGAGTACCTCGGATTTTCGGTAACGATGCCGCTCAAATTTGATGCCCTGACCTATGCAGACATCGTGAGTGAGCGCGCTGAGCTCATTGGCTCAGCCAACACCCTCGTGCGTACTGATGACGGGTGGCGAGCGGACAATACCGATACCGAGGGCGTCCTCGGCGCGCTTGCGGAACTGCTCGGTGCGACTCAACCAACGACGGCTTTGCTTATTGGCGCAGGTGGCACTGCACGCCCAGTCCTGTGGGGATTGGCCAAGCGCGGCGTCACGGATGTCACGGTGCTCAACCGCTCGGATCGCCTCGCGGAGTTGCGCCCGCTTGCCGACGCCCTTGGGCTCACCCTCCGAGCCATCACCTTCACCGAGAACCTGGTGGGCGTGGCCCGTTCGGTCGATCTCATTGTCTCGACCGTTCCCTCGGCGGCCCTAGATAGCCATCTCACACAGCTAGCGAAGGCTCCTGTGTTTGACGTCATCTATGATCCCTGGCCCACGCCGCTTACCGTGTATGCGGCTGCCGATGGTTTTGCCACTGTTGGCGGCCACATCATGTTGGCACACCAGGCCTTCTCGCAATTCGAGCAGTTTACTGGCCATACCGCTCCGCGCACGGAGATGCTCGCGGCCCTCAATGCCGCGCTGGCCTAG
- a CDS encoding prepilin peptidase, giving the protein MGVLVFLAWGCALIIYDIRFKRLPNYLTLPAALISLWWFSPVGLIWPGLYIALALATQRGSIGGGDLKLAIPLGMATAHVGGVIGVLGAIMGASISTVLWGLVMRDRAPAHGPGMLIATGLVLIFSPDTV; this is encoded by the coding sequence ATGGGGGTTCTTGTATTCCTGGCGTGGGGGTGCGCCTTAATCATCTATGACATCCGTTTCAAGCGGCTGCCCAATTACCTCACTCTTCCTGCAGCGCTGATATCGCTGTGGTGGTTCAGCCCAGTTGGGTTGATATGGCCTGGGCTCTATATCGCGCTGGCGCTTGCCACCCAGCGCGGCAGCATCGGCGGCGGGGATCTTAAGCTCGCGATCCCGCTCGGCATGGCAACAGCCCACGTTGGGGGAGTGATAGGGGTTCTGGGGGCGATCATGGGGGCGTCGATAAGCACGGTGCTGTGGGGCCTCGTGATGCGGGATCGCGCACCGGCACACGGCCCTGGAATGCTCATCGCCACAGGGCTTGTCTTGATTTTCAGCCCCGACACGGTGTGA
- the aroQ gene encoding type II 3-dehydroquinate dehydratase, which yields MPILVLNGPNLNRLGKRQPEIYGSETLEDIEKRMRAAAGQEEIIFFQSNHEGELIDYVHRAADEGWPVIINPGGFTHTSVALRDALAEVADGAGFVEVHLSNVHARESFRQHSYLSPIARGVIAGLGSYGYIAALRYFVAD from the coding sequence ATGCCCATCCTTGTGCTCAACGGCCCCAACCTCAACCGCTTGGGAAAGCGCCAGCCGGAGATTTACGGCAGTGAAACTCTCGAGGACATCGAGAAGCGTATGCGCGCAGCAGCCGGGCAGGAAGAGATTATATTCTTCCAGTCCAATCACGAAGGTGAACTCATCGACTACGTGCACCGCGCCGCAGATGAGGGCTGGCCGGTCATAATCAACCCCGGCGGCTTTACCCACACCTCAGTGGCCCTGCGCGACGCGTTGGCGGAGGTCGCCGATGGCGCAGGTTTCGTTGAGGTGCATCTATCCAACGTGCATGCACGCGAATCCTTCCGCCAGCATTCGTATCTCAGCCCCATCGCCCGTGGCGTCATCGCTGGGCTGGGTTCCTATGGCTACATCGCGGCTCTGAGGTACTTCGTGGCGGATTAG
- the nusB gene encoding transcription antitermination factor NusB, with product MTQPEPNYKRHTARYRARRRAADILFEAESRDVDPVAIVEDRVVLARDPENGVAPIADYTRVIVTGAAEELDAIDEAIARYLSDEWSLERIPAVDRAIMRVAVWEILFNEDVPNATALVEGVELASEYSNNQAAPYIHAVLDDVIQAQSADNPMASSSEEAEDEGTEETSNSSDS from the coding sequence ATGACCCAGCCTGAGCCAAACTATAAGCGCCACACCGCGCGCTACCGTGCGCGCCGTCGTGCCGCCGACATCCTCTTCGAAGCTGAGTCACGTGACGTTGACCCTGTCGCCATCGTCGAAGACCGCGTGGTTCTTGCCCGTGACCCAGAGAACGGTGTTGCTCCTATCGCTGACTACACCCGCGTCATTGTGACGGGTGCTGCTGAGGAGCTCGACGCCATCGACGAGGCGATCGCCCGCTACCTCTCTGATGAGTGGTCACTGGAGCGTATCCCAGCAGTTGACCGTGCGATTATGCGCGTGGCTGTGTGGGAGATTCTCTTCAACGAGGACGTCCCGAACGCCACGGCACTCGTCGAAGGCGTAGAGCTTGCTTCGGAGTACTCCAACAATCAGGCCGCGCCTTATATCCACGCGGTGTTGGATGATGTTATCCAAGCACAGTCTGCTGATAACCCAATGGCTTCTTCATCCGAAGAAGCCGAGGATGAGGGCACAGAAGAGACGTCGAATTCTTCCGATTCTTAA
- the aroC gene encoding chorismate synthase: protein MLRWTTAGESHGQALIAMMEHMPAGVPVSQNDIALQLSRRRLGYGRGARMKFEADDLTLLSGIRHGRTLGSPIAIMIGNTEWPKWTTIMSPDALDMEDPEVAKAMNSGRGAPLTRPRPGHADFAGMVKFGHEEARPILERSSARETAARVAAATVARNFLRETLGVEVLSHVISIGASEPYEGPHPSFDALEDIDASAVRAFDKAAEESMISEIESAKKQGDTLGGIVEVIVEGLPIGLGSHTSGEDRLDAQLAAALMGIQAIKGVEVGDGFEEARRRGSEAHDEMVPADGGVERESNRAGGLEGGMTNGQTLRLRAAMKPISTVPRALKTVDMTTGDAATAIHQRSDVCAVPAAGVVAEAMVALVLARAVLEKFGGDSLEETKRNIASYQEYVARRLEWGEA from the coding sequence ATGCTTCGTTGGACTACCGCAGGTGAATCCCACGGCCAAGCGCTCATCGCCATGATGGAGCACATGCCGGCGGGGGTGCCTGTCTCTCAGAATGACATCGCTCTCCAGCTTTCTCGGCGGCGCCTTGGCTATGGTCGCGGCGCACGTATGAAGTTTGAGGCTGACGATCTCACCCTGCTTAGCGGCATCCGCCACGGTCGAACTCTGGGCAGTCCCATTGCGATCATGATTGGCAATACTGAGTGGCCGAAGTGGACCACCATCATGTCTCCAGATGCGCTGGATATGGAGGATCCGGAGGTAGCCAAGGCGATGAATTCCGGCCGCGGCGCCCCTTTGACGCGCCCGCGCCCAGGGCACGCTGATTTTGCCGGCATGGTGAAGTTTGGACACGAGGAGGCGCGTCCTATCCTGGAGCGTTCCTCTGCCCGTGAGACGGCTGCTCGTGTGGCGGCCGCGACCGTAGCCCGCAATTTTCTGCGCGAGACCCTCGGCGTCGAAGTGCTCTCCCATGTCATTTCCATCGGCGCCTCTGAACCTTACGAGGGACCGCACCCCAGCTTTGATGCCTTAGAGGATATCGATGCCTCCGCGGTGCGGGCCTTCGATAAGGCTGCCGAGGAGTCTATGATTTCTGAGATCGAATCCGCCAAGAAGCAGGGCGATACCCTCGGCGGCATCGTGGAGGTCATCGTCGAGGGCCTCCCCATTGGGTTGGGCTCCCACACGTCCGGTGAGGACCGCCTTGATGCACAGCTTGCGGCAGCTCTTATGGGTATCCAGGCCATCAAAGGCGTCGAGGTCGGTGACGGTTTCGAGGAGGCTCGTCGTCGCGGCAGCGAAGCTCACGATGAGATGGTGCCTGCGGATGGAGGCGTGGAGCGCGAAAGCAACCGCGCGGGCGGCCTGGAAGGTGGCATGACTAATGGTCAGACCCTGCGTCTGCGGGCGGCGATGAAGCCGATTTCCACTGTGCCGCGCGCACTCAAGACTGTCGATATGACTACCGGTGACGCCGCGACAGCTATTCACCAACGCTCAGATGTGTGTGCCGTGCCGGCAGCCGGCGTCGTGGCTGAGGCCATGGTGGCACTCGTACTCGCGCGCGCTGTGCTGGAGAAATTCGGCGGTGACTCCCTGGAGGAGACCAAGCGCAACATTGCCTCATACCAGGAGTATGTGGCGCGCCGCCTCGAGTGGGGTGAGGCATGA
- a CDS encoding M24 family metallopeptidase, which translates to MALADTRFSNRRRRLASTLAGQRIDGVVITHLTHVRYLTGFSGSNGGLLLRKDLSALMATDGRYTTQIADEVPDIEAVLGRDVGPHLLSQLDGEMRVGYEADYVTVSQLKRMEEAAPEGVTLVPVSGVIEDIRLIKDHIELQKLEEIAALANQALTELIEAGEVAAGRTERQVAADLEYRMRMLGSERVSFDTIVASGENSAKPHHGADDRELRNGDLVTIDFGAHLRGFNSDCTRTFVIGEMTEFAQEIYDIVLRAQEAGVKASVPGASLVDVDAACRDIISEAGYGEYFVHSTGHGIGLDVHEGPSAAKTGTGELAEGMTLTIEPGIYVPGKGGVRIEDSLIITSGAPKIITAYPKDLQVL; encoded by the coding sequence ATGGCACTAGCCGATACTCGTTTTAGCAACCGCCGCCGCAGGCTAGCCTCAACGCTGGCTGGTCAGCGCATCGACGGCGTTGTCATTACGCACTTGACACACGTGCGCTACCTAACGGGTTTCTCCGGCTCCAATGGTGGGCTGCTGCTGCGCAAGGATCTCTCCGCTCTGATGGCCACCGATGGCCGCTACACCACCCAGATCGCAGATGAGGTTCCGGATATCGAGGCCGTGTTGGGCCGCGACGTAGGACCGCATCTTCTTAGCCAACTGGACGGCGAAATGCGAGTGGGCTACGAGGCGGATTATGTGACCGTGTCACAGCTTAAGCGCATGGAAGAGGCTGCGCCTGAAGGCGTCACGTTGGTGCCAGTAAGCGGGGTTATCGAAGATATTCGCCTCATCAAGGACCACATCGAGCTGCAGAAGCTCGAAGAAATCGCCGCTTTGGCTAACCAGGCTCTTACCGAGCTCATCGAGGCAGGTGAGGTTGCCGCTGGCCGCACTGAGCGCCAGGTTGCTGCGGATTTGGAATACCGCATGCGCATGCTCGGTTCGGAGCGCGTCAGCTTCGATACCATCGTGGCTTCTGGTGAGAACTCCGCGAAACCTCACCATGGTGCTGATGACCGTGAGCTACGCAATGGCGATCTCGTCACCATCGATTTCGGCGCCCATCTCCGTGGGTTTAATTCAGACTGCACCCGTACCTTTGTGATCGGTGAAATGACTGAGTTCGCCCAGGAGATCTACGACATCGTCCTGCGCGCACAGGAAGCGGGCGTGAAGGCGTCGGTGCCGGGAGCTTCGCTTGTCGACGTCGACGCGGCCTGCCGCGACATTATTAGCGAAGCCGGCTATGGCGAGTATTTCGTCCACTCCACCGGCCACGGTATTGGCCTCGATGTTCACGAGGGGCCGTCGGCCGCGAAGACCGGGACGGGTGAACTGGCCGAAGGTATGACCCTGACCATCGAGCCGGGCATCTATGTCCCAGGTAAAGGTGGAGTACGCATCGAAGACAGCCTCATCATCACCTCCGGTGCACCGAAGATTATTACTGCCTACCCGAAGGACCTGCAGGTGCTTTAG
- a CDS encoding shikimate kinase — protein MSSPHVVLVGPPGAGKSTIGRRLARALNCDLVDSDELIEARYDKPCGKVFSELGEPAFREVEAEVVREALTTKGVVSLGGGAVLTESTRTLLANLNVVFLDVTPEEGVARTLGDSNRPVLDSADPLAHYAQLLETRRPLYAEVADLKVRTGVRSPQQVVGDILSFLESL, from the coding sequence ATGAGCTCCCCACACGTTGTCCTCGTCGGCCCACCGGGTGCCGGGAAATCCACCATCGGCCGCCGCCTTGCCCGGGCATTGAATTGCGACCTCGTGGATTCAGATGAGCTTATCGAGGCGCGCTATGACAAACCTTGTGGAAAGGTTTTCTCCGAGCTGGGCGAACCTGCATTTCGCGAGGTCGAGGCCGAGGTTGTCCGAGAAGCATTGACGACCAAAGGCGTCGTCAGCCTTGGCGGTGGCGCCGTGCTGACTGAGTCCACGCGCACACTGCTGGCTAACCTCAACGTTGTCTTCCTTGATGTCACCCCAGAAGAAGGCGTGGCACGCACCTTGGGTGATAGCAACCGCCCGGTTCTCGACTCCGCAGACCCGCTTGCACATTATGCCCAGCTGCTCGAAACGCGCCGTCCGCTCTACGCGGAGGTCGCTGACCTCAAGGTGCGCACCGGCGTGCGCTCCCCGCAGCAGGTAGTGGGCGACATTTTGAGCTTCCTCGAATCGCTGTAA